A genomic region of Magnolia sinica isolate HGM2019 chromosome 6, MsV1, whole genome shotgun sequence contains the following coding sequences:
- the LOC131249747 gene encoding uncharacterized protein LOC131249747 yields MAAYEALYEQSCRAPNCLTKVDEKSLVGPNIVQEATEKVEIIRKRLQATQSRQKSYANNRRRDLEFAMGDHVFLKVSPMKGLMRFGIRGKLALRFIGPFEILERVGAIAYQLALPPQLASVHNVFHVSMLRKYERDASHVIEWQDLEQQKDTSYIEKPVRILDRKEHVLRTKIIPLVKILWLHHGADEAS; encoded by the coding sequence ATGGCCGCATATGAAGCTTTATATGAGCAGTCTTGTCGTGCGCCTAATTGTTTGACCAAAGTAGATGAGAAGAGTTTGGTCGGGCCAAATATTGTTCAGGAAGCTACTGAAAAGGTCGAGATCATTCGTAAGCGTTTACAAGCTACGCAAAGCCGTCAGAAGAGTTATGCCAATAATAGAAGACGTGATCTGGAGTTCGCAATGGGAgatcatgtatttctgaaggtctctccgaTGAAGGGACTTATGCGGTTTGGTATAAGAGGAAAACTTGCACTgcgatttattggaccttttgagattctTGAACGTGTTGGAGCAATAGCATACCAACTCGCTTTACCTCCTCAATTGGCAAGTGTTCATAACGtttttcatgtatcgatgttgcGGAAATATGAACGAGATGCCTCCCATGTTATTGAGTGGCAAGATCTTGAGCAGCAAAAAGACACTTCTTATATAGAGAAACCGGTTCGAATTTTAGACCGTAAAGAGCATGTCTTACGTACAAAAATTATACCGTTAGTCAAAATCTTATGGTTACATCATGGAGCGGATGAAGCATCTTAG